A genomic region of Acidobacteriota bacterium contains the following coding sequences:
- the gcvPB gene encoding aminomethyl-transferring glycine dehydrogenase subunit GcvPB gives MSIKKVTQHPTQNEGLIFERSQTGRVGYRLPKLDVPESANILPAELRRTDDLDGVPEVSEVDVVRHFTRISTWNYSIDLGMYPLGSCTMKYNSRLNEKVARINGFAGLHPLAPEEETQGALELIYRLQEDLCEITGLAGISLQPAAGAQGEMTGVMLIRAFLDQRYGEGSKDRRVMLIPDSAHGTNPASAALSGFTVKTIRSTAEGLTDMDHLRELCNEGGVAGLMLTNPNTVGIFERNIREICDTIHAAGGLVYMDGANMNALVGIARPGDMGVDVIHLNLHKTFSTPHGGGGPGCGPCLCTADLKPFLPTPRIEKDGDRYHLNYDHPNSIGRVKAFYGNFGMMVRALAYIYTHGFDGLKEATETAVLNARYVSHKLRDTYDAPFESDCMHEAIFSHKNQAKKGVVTLDIAKRLIDYGFHPMTVYFPLVVEGAMLIEPTESVGRADLDAFIEAMIDIDAEAGENPQLVIDAPHSTRIGRLDEASAARKPVLRWRDNLDSAAKAA, from the coding sequence ATGAGCATCAAAAAAGTTACACAACACCCAACTCAAAACGAAGGTTTGATATTTGAGCGGTCGCAGACCGGACGCGTCGGCTATCGACTGCCGAAACTCGACGTGCCGGAATCGGCAAATATCTTACCGGCGGAACTTCGCCGTACAGACGATCTCGACGGTGTGCCTGAGGTCAGCGAAGTCGATGTCGTCCGACATTTCACTCGAATTTCGACATGGAATTACTCGATCGATCTCGGCATGTATCCCTTGGGGTCGTGCACGATGAAATATAACTCGCGGCTCAACGAAAAGGTCGCCCGTATCAACGGTTTTGCCGGCCTGCATCCGCTGGCCCCTGAGGAAGAGACGCAAGGTGCCCTTGAGTTGATCTATCGTTTGCAGGAAGATCTCTGCGAGATAACGGGCCTTGCGGGCATATCGCTCCAGCCGGCCGCGGGTGCTCAAGGCGAGATGACAGGCGTGATGTTGATCCGTGCCTTTCTTGACCAACGCTACGGCGAAGGATCAAAGGATCGCCGCGTGATGCTCATCCCGGACTCAGCTCACGGAACAAATCCGGCGTCTGCCGCGTTGTCGGGATTTACCGTAAAGACCATCCGCTCGACCGCCGAGGGATTGACCGATATGGATCACCTTCGAGAGCTCTGCAACGAAGGTGGCGTCGCCGGACTAATGCTTACTAACCCAAATACGGTCGGCATTTTTGAACGGAACATCCGAGAGATCTGCGACACCATCCACGCCGCAGGAGGCCTCGTGTATATGGACGGCGCCAATATGAATGCGCTCGTCGGCATTGCCCGCCCCGGCGACATGGGCGTCGATGTCATCCACCTAAATCTGCACAAGACATTTTCGACACCGCACGGCGGCGGCGGCCCGGGCTGCGGACCGTGCCTGTGTACGGCAGATCTTAAACCATTCCTGCCGACACCACGCATCGAAAAAGACGGCGACCGGTATCATTTGAACTACGATCATCCGAATTCGATCGGCCGCGTCAAGGCCTTTTACGGCAACTTCGGCATGATGGTGCGGGCACTGGCCTATATCTATACCCACGGCTTTGACGGCCTTAAAGAGGCTACCGAGACCGCGGTCCTCAACGCCCGTTATGTTTCGCACAAACTGCGTGATACTTACGACGCTCCGTTCGAGTCAGACTGTATGCACGAGGCGATCTTTTCGCATAAGAACCAGGCGAAAAAGGGCGTCGTGACGCTCGATATAGCCAAACGTCTGATCGACTACGGTTTCCATCCAATGACGGTTTACTTCCCGCTAGTTGTCGAGGGTGCGATGCTCATCGAACCGACCGAGAGCGTCGGCCGTGCCGATCTCGACGCATTTATCGAGGCGATGATCGACATCGACGCCGAAGCCGGCGAAAATCCGCAGCTCGTCATCGACGCACCGCACTCGACAAGGATCGGCCGCCTCGACGAAGCATCCGCCGCCCGCAAGCCTGTGCTGCGGTGGCGCGATAATTTGGATTCGGCAGCAAAGGCAGCTTAA
- a CDS encoding TVP38/TMEM64 family protein, whose translation MEKKTAAAKLSSAVRYICLAIWLGAMIAGVGSYLLYPHWFTADNIAEFLRRFEGEIWLIYLAMSALRGFSLLPSTPLVIAGTLLFPDQPLAVLAVSIGGILLSSTMIYYFSEFLGFHEYFEDHNPELTHKLKAKLEHPLGFLFVASWAFFPFVPTDLVCYLAGTTKMNYWKFITAIFAGELILCSCYVFFGSSLLKFVR comes from the coding sequence TTGGAAAAGAAAACAGCAGCGGCAAAGTTAAGTTCGGCGGTCAGATATATTTGCCTGGCTATTTGGCTAGGTGCGATGATCGCCGGTGTCGGGTCATATCTTCTTTACCCGCATTGGTTTACAGCGGATAATATTGCTGAATTCCTGAGGCGGTTTGAGGGCGAGATCTGGCTTATTTATCTGGCGATGTCGGCTCTTCGCGGATTTTCGCTTTTGCCGAGCACTCCGCTCGTGATCGCGGGCACGCTGCTTTTCCCCGACCAACCGTTGGCTGTGCTTGCAGTTTCGATCGGCGGAATTCTGCTCTCTTCGACGATGATCTATTACTTTTCAGAATTTCTTGGCTTCCACGAGTATTTTGAGGATCACAATCCGGAACTGACGCACAAATTGAAAGCCAAGCTCGAACACCCGCTCGGCTTTCTGTTCGTGGCATCGTGGGCGTTCTTCCCTTTCGTCCCGACCGATCTTGTCTGTTATCTTGCCGGAACGACCAAAATGAACTACTGGAAGTTCATCACAGCAATATTCGCCGGGGAATTGATCCTCTGTTCATGTTATGTGTTTTTCGGCTCGTCGCTGCTGAAATTTGTGCGATAG
- a CDS encoding Rieske (2Fe-2S) protein yields MECGNRREFLVKSALAATGIVLSLSGTGSAFGIPFEDITVPIDDKSRLNKIGGSVVVDSTAGKLIILRTGEAAFAAFSAKCTHKGGIVEFDQASKQFVCPKHGSRFNSTTGSVTEGPAESPIASFAAAGTSASVTVTVGS; encoded by the coding sequence TTGGAATGCGGCAACCGACGTGAGTTTTTGGTAAAGTCCGCACTCGCAGCCACCGGCATTGTGCTTTCGTTGTCTGGTACCGGATCGGCATTTGGAATACCTTTCGAGGACATTACTGTTCCGATCGATGACAAAAGTCGGCTCAATAAGATCGGCGGCTCTGTTGTCGTTGATTCGACTGCCGGAAAGTTGATCATACTGCGCACGGGCGAAGCCGCGTTTGCCGCATTCTCAGCAAAGTGTACCCACAAGGGCGGAATTGTCGAATTTGACCAGGCGAGTAAACAGTTCGTCTGTCCAAAACACGGGTCCAGATTCAATTCGACGACCGGCTCGGTCACCGAAGGCCCGGCCGAATCGCCGATCGCGTCATTTGCGGCAGCCGGAACATCCGCGTCCGTTACCGTCACCGTCGGTAGTTAG
- a CDS encoding methyltransferase domain-containing protein, with the protein MTHTARSLDINEDKMHAFLGKVVGDFGASLSTVLGYIGQKLGLYEALADSDGMTPAELAEKTGTTERYVREWLVNQAAGEYVYYDPATGKFSMLPEQAVALTDEDSPFYVGGGFYVIKAMANAQPRIEDAFVNGGGMLWREHDSDLFVGTEKFFRPGYTAHLVNEWIPAMTGIKEKLEAGAKVADVGCGHGASTIIMAKAFPNSQFYGYDNHEASIATAKKKAEAAGLSDRVHFSVASASDFPSNGYDLICFFDCLHDMGDPHGAAKHACETLAPRGSCMIVEPMAGNTVEENFNIIGRTFSGASTLCCTANSLALGGPALGAVAPEDALKEVVMSGGFAEFRRASETPFNRIYEARL; encoded by the coding sequence ATGACACATACGGCGCGGTCACTCGATATCAACGAGGACAAAATGCATGCATTTTTAGGCAAGGTCGTTGGCGATTTTGGCGCCAGCCTTAGTACGGTTTTAGGATATATCGGCCAGAAACTCGGGCTTTATGAGGCACTTGCTGACTCGGACGGAATGACGCCTGCCGAACTCGCGGAAAAGACAGGCACTACTGAACGCTATGTTCGCGAATGGCTGGTAAATCAGGCCGCCGGCGAATATGTCTACTATGATCCGGCGACCGGCAAGTTTTCGATGCTGCCGGAACAGGCGGTTGCCCTGACAGACGAGGACAGTCCGTTCTATGTCGGTGGCGGCTTTTACGTTATCAAAGCGATGGCGAATGCACAGCCGAGGATCGAGGATGCATTTGTGAACGGGGGAGGAATGTTATGGCGCGAACATGACTCCGACCTCTTTGTCGGTACTGAAAAGTTTTTTCGTCCCGGCTACACCGCTCATCTTGTGAATGAATGGATACCTGCGATGACGGGCATAAAGGAAAAACTCGAGGCCGGAGCCAAGGTCGCCGATGTCGGCTGCGGCCACGGGGCCTCGACCATAATTATGGCAAAGGCATTCCCGAATTCGCAGTTTTACGGCTATGACAATCACGAGGCCTCGATCGCAACAGCTAAGAAGAAAGCGGAGGCCGCCGGGTTGAGCGACCGCGTGCATTTTTCGGTGGCTTCGGCGAGTGATTTTCCGAGTAACGGTTACGATCTCATTTGTTTTTTCGATTGCCTTCACGACATGGGCGACCCGCACGGAGCAGCAAAACATGCATGTGAAACGCTCGCACCGCGCGGCAGCTGCATGATCGTCGAACCAATGGCCGGAAATACCGTCGAGGAAAATTTCAACATCATCGGCCGTACATTTTCCGGAGCATCAACGCTTTGCTGCACGGCTAACTCTCTCGCCCTCGGCGGCCCGGCACTCGGTGCCGTCGCACCTGAAGATGCATTGAAAGAAGTGGTGATGTCAGGCGGCTTTGCAGAGTTTCGCCGGGCGTCAGAAACTCCATTTAATCGTATTTATGAAGCAAGGTTGTGA
- a CDS encoding NAD(P)(+) transhydrogenase (Re/Si-specific) subunit beta, with translation MQQSLITIAYIAASALFILSLGGLSQQTTARRGNLYGILGMLIALVATAAGMQVGGLPVLAAALVPGLVIGAILAARVQMTSMPELVAMLHSFVGLAAVLVGFATYLGPHKQMSSGEHTLHLVEIFLGVIIGSVTFTGSVIAFLKLRGTIGGKPFMLPGRHIINLIMLLATIGLGAAFLMSPDSASGQWPLLIATILTGILGVHFIMAIGGADMPVVVSMLNSYSGWAAAAAGFMLGNDLLIITGALVGSSGAILSYIMCQGMNRSFVSVMLGGFGTDSSSSSSAAAPAGEVHSIESPAAADLLSNARKIIIIPGYGLAVAQAQHSLAEVVKILKAKNVEVKFAIHPVAGRLPGHMNVLLAEANIPYDIVFEMDEVNDEFSSTDVAWVIGANDIVNPSAMDDPGSPIAGMPVLHCWEARDTIVMKRGMASGYAGVDNPLFYKENTLMLFGDTKKVVDEILTVMRS, from the coding sequence ATGCAGCAATCACTAATCACTATCGCCTACATCGCCGCGAGCGCGTTGTTTATTTTGAGCCTTGGCGGGTTGTCTCAGCAGACGACCGCGAGGCGTGGGAACCTTTACGGCATTTTGGGTATGCTGATCGCTCTGGTCGCGACGGCGGCTGGGATGCAGGTCGGTGGGCTGCCAGTTTTGGCGGCGGCGTTGGTGCCTGGTCTCGTGATCGGTGCTATTTTGGCGGCGCGCGTTCAGATGACGTCGATGCCTGAGCTGGTGGCGATGCTGCACAGCTTCGTCGGCCTCGCTGCGGTTCTGGTCGGTTTTGCTACCTATCTGGGACCGCACAAGCAGATGTCGTCGGGCGAGCACACTCTGCACCTGGTCGAGATCTTCCTCGGCGTGATCATCGGTTCGGTCACGTTTACGGGTTCGGTCATTGCGTTCCTCAAGCTTCGCGGCACCATCGGCGGCAAACCGTTCATGCTGCCCGGACGGCACATTATCAATCTGATCATGCTCCTTGCAACGATCGGTCTCGGTGCGGCTTTCCTGATGTCGCCTGACTCGGCTTCCGGACAATGGCCGCTATTGATCGCGACCATTCTGACCGGTATTCTCGGCGTTCACTTTATCATGGCGATCGGCGGAGCCGATATGCCGGTGGTAGTGTCGATGCTCAACAGTTATTCGGGCTGGGCGGCAGCGGCAGCGGGCTTTATGCTCGGCAACGATCTGCTTATCATTACAGGTGCTCTGGTCGGCTCAAGCGGTGCGATCCTCAGCTACATCATGTGTCAGGGTATGAACCGCTCGTTCGTCAGCGTCATGCTCGGCGGATTTGGAACTGACAGCAGTAGCAGCAGCAGTGCGGCAGCTCCCGCAGGCGAGGTACATTCGATCGAATCTCCCGCAGCGGCCGATCTGCTCTCGAACGCACGCAAGATCATCATCATCCCCGGCTACGGACTCGCCGTCGCACAGGCTCAGCACTCGCTCGCTGAGGTCGTCAAGATCCTCAAAGCCAAGAACGTCGAGGTCAAATTCGCCATTCACCCCGTCGCCGGACGCCTGCCCGGCCACATGAACGTCCTGCTCGCCGAGGCGAATATTCCGTACGACATCGTCTTCGAAATGGACGAGGTCAACGACGAATTCAGCTCGACGGACGTCGCCTGGGTCATCGGCGCCAACGACATCGTCAACCCCTCCGCCATGGACGACCCCGGCTCGCCCATCGCCGGCATGCCCGTCCTCCACTGCTGGGAAGCCCGCGACACGATCGTCATGAAACGCGGCATGGCCAGCGGCTACGCCGGCGTCGACAACCCCCTGTTCTACAAAGAAAACACGCTTATGCTCTTCGGCGATACGAAGAAGGTCGTGGATGAGATATTGACGGTGATGCGGAGTTAA
- a CDS encoding endonuclease domain-containing protein, which translates to MSERQRRKTDIHSLPLLREFRKDLRKNLTPAEATFWRIVKGSKFEGRKFVRQHSVGNYILDFYCPSEKLAVELDGSLHFSSKGAAEDRERTAFLESKGIRVLRFENREVFDESEWMLDKIRASFRFGPPTSPTAHAPNASVRNVKISGS; encoded by the coding sequence ATGAGCGAACGACAAAGGCGTAAAACCGACATTCACTCACTGCCGCTCCTCCGTGAATTCCGCAAGGACCTTCGCAAGAATCTTACTCCCGCCGAAGCCACATTCTGGAGAATAGTAAAAGGCTCAAAGTTCGAAGGCCGCAAATTCGTTCGCCAGCATTCGGTTGGCAATTACATCCTCGACTTCTACTGCCCCTCCGAAAAACTCGCAGTCGAACTTGACGGTTCTCTTCACTTCAGCAGCAAAGGTGCCGCCGAGGACCGAGAAAGGACTGCTTTCCTCGAATCAAAAGGCATCCGTGTTCTAAGATTTGAGAATCGCGAGGTTTTTGATGAAAGCGAGTGGATGCTGGATAAGATCCGTGCAAGCTTCCGTTTCGGCCCACCGACTTCGCCGACCGCTCACGCACCGAACGCGTCTGTTCGTAACGTAAAAATCAGTGGTTCCTAG
- a CDS encoding SMI1/KNR4 family protein: protein MESLLGTSLPSDFLEFLQVANGGYYEFCIKIPPENEEVSFGDVYLVGRDESGQYGAGTVLHEIDCARRWAKTPDAVLPFA, encoded by the coding sequence GTGGAATCACTGCTCGGAACTTCATTGCCGAGTGACTTTTTGGAGTTCCTACAAGTTGCCAACGGAGGCTATTATGAGTTCTGCATAAAGATTCCGCCCGAAAACGAAGAAGTTTCCTTCGGTGACGTCTATTTAGTTGGCCGGGACGAGAGCGGTCAATACGGTGCCGGAACAGTTTTGCACGAAATAGATTGTGCTCGACGTTGGGCAAAGACTCCCGATGCTGTACTACCATTCGCGTGA
- a CDS encoding (2Fe-2S) ferredoxin domain-containing protein, translating to MKKFITDREQLEKLAPMLKAPLRRHVFVCTGTSCSAVGGQEVMAEFSRILTEKGLRNGKESKGRNPLGEVVLTECGSIGFCSIGTAVMVYPDGTMYGQVMPEDAAEIVEEHLEKGKVVERLALVKL from the coding sequence ATGAAAAAATTCATCACCGACCGCGAACAGCTCGAAAAACTTGCACCGATGCTCAAGGCACCGCTTCGCAGGCACGTATTCGTCTGCACGGGCACCTCATGTTCCGCGGTCGGCGGGCAGGAAGTGATGGCTGAGTTCTCGCGGATCCTGACCGAGAAAGGCCTGCGTAACGGCAAGGAATCAAAAGGCCGCAACCCGCTTGGCGAGGTCGTCCTCACCGAATGCGGCTCGATCGGCTTCTGCTCCATCGGCACCGCCGTCATGGTCTACCCCGATGGCACAATGTACGGCCAGGTCATGCCCGAAGACGCCGCCGAGATCGTTGAGGAGCACTTGGAGAAGGGGAAGGTTGTTGAGAGACTGGCGTTGGTCAAGCTGTAG
- a CDS encoding trypsin-like peptidase domain-containing protein — protein sequence MAVGIIIHITVGTEKRTEFFSQERIRVGSDELCDLQIHMPDAKGGSMWFDLDNADGVYRIIDFDESLGLSINERPMRRFIAITDGDVIAVDNADIVFSFFSLETKSSLITTNREQPHIAQFIEEAALESASSAKRDDAKAFLREFTRELAREISLTTKLITLVIVLGFITGIFYIGYAVNKELRESRKQSEQQSEIIAKLEDKLGKTNDQISELDKTNKDMMKTVSLAPNLRVEYGSGVCLIVGVYDLVDKKSGKVLRYADPQAYRPSPYEPTQSEDPSGPPPQPQIGLTTEGNGSTVEYDFIGTGFHVGGGYIVTNRHVVQPWEEDDLVKQMMSVANGRARVKRLVIYFPNVATPFPLKIKQLGTRDDLGVGTVDAATLPAEIPVLPLDFDTDSAAIGKTVVTMGYPSGPDRLLAMVDDDEAKSINQRFGNSRQNLINFLAQSQKIVPLTTQGAITDLDAKRIVHDAKTAEGGSGAPLFGQAGKVIGVNFGVFTENTAANMAVPVRFAIELLRKAGWKTPEELQKEAETQLQVATTGSSNSNTAAAKPQ from the coding sequence ATGGCAGTCGGCATTATCATCCACATCACGGTCGGCACTGAGAAGCGAACCGAATTTTTTTCGCAGGAAAGGATTCGCGTCGGTTCCGATGAATTGTGCGACCTGCAGATCCACATGCCCGATGCCAAGGGCGGATCGATGTGGTTCGACCTCGATAATGCTGACGGCGTCTATCGGATCATCGATTTTGACGAATCGCTGGGATTGAGCATTAACGAAAGGCCGATGCGGCGGTTCATCGCTATAACTGATGGCGATGTGATCGCGGTCGATAATGCGGATATTGTGTTCTCGTTCTTTTCGCTTGAGACCAAATCATCGCTGATCACCACCAATCGCGAACAGCCTCACATCGCTCAGTTCATTGAGGAAGCTGCCCTCGAATCTGCAAGCTCGGCAAAACGTGACGACGCCAAGGCGTTTCTTCGGGAATTCACGCGTGAACTTGCACGTGAGATCTCTCTTACGACCAAGCTCATCACGCTCGTGATCGTTCTCGGGTTTATCACCGGGATCTTCTATATCGGATACGCGGTGAACAAGGAACTTCGCGAGAGCCGCAAGCAATCAGAACAGCAGAGCGAGATCATCGCCAAGCTCGAAGACAAACTCGGCAAGACGAACGACCAGATCAGCGAGCTCGACAAAACGAACAAGGACATGATGAAGACCGTATCGCTCGCACCAAATCTTCGGGTCGAATACGGCAGCGGCGTTTGTCTGATCGTAGGCGTTTACGATCTGGTCGACAAAAAGAGCGGCAAGGTCCTGCGTTATGCCGATCCGCAGGCATATCGGCCGAGCCCATATGAACCGACACAATCAGAAGACCCGAGCGGCCCGCCGCCGCAGCCGCAGATCGGACTGACGACCGAGGGCAACGGTTCGACCGTCGAATACGATTTTATCGGCACCGGATTTCACGTTGGCGGCGGCTATATAGTCACCAACCGCCACGTAGTTCAGCCGTGGGAAGAGGACGATCTTGTCAAGCAAATGATGTCGGTCGCGAACGGCCGAGCCCGTGTCAAACGGCTTGTCATTTACTTTCCAAACGTCGCGACACCTTTTCCGCTGAAGATAAAGCAGTTGGGCACTCGAGACGATCTCGGCGTCGGAACCGTTGACGCAGCGACACTGCCGGCCGAGATACCGGTGCTTCCGCTCGATTTTGATACCGATTCGGCGGCGATCGGCAAGACCGTGGTCACCATGGGATATCCGAGCGGTCCCGACCGTCTGCTCGCAATGGTCGATGACGACGAAGCTAAATCGATCAATCAGCGATTCGGCAATTCGCGTCAGAATCTGATCAATTTCCTCGCCCAATCTCAAAAGATCGTCCCGCTGACCACGCAGGGGGCCATAACCGATCTTGATGCAAAGCGAATCGTCCATGACGCCAAGACCGCCGAGGGCGGCTCAGGCGCTCCGCTATTCGGTCAAGCAGGTAAGGTGATCGGTGTTAATTTTGGGGTGTTTACTGAGAATACTGCCGCAAATATGGCCGTGCCGGTGCGGTTTGCCATCGAACTTCTGAGAAAGGCAGGATGGAAAACGCCTGAAGAATTACAAAAAGAAGCTGAAACGCAGCTTCAGGTTGCGACCACGGGTTCCTCGAATTCAAATACAGCCGCCGCAAAGCCCCAATAG
- a CDS encoding 1-acyl-sn-glycerol-3-phosphate acyltransferase, with protein MTETTEITTKQNTELVLLPTAEEISVISPVERAGFWLTHRMNLGGWKRLMTFFQRHIGSLWIYLATYNLMNVFGIENVENADVDTPLVLVANHRSFFDMYTVSSVIFRRTKRPVTLFFPVRAKFFYDNPFGWFVNLVMGWFSMYPPFFREAGEAKKREFDKYSMRRLVQLCTEGQGHIIGFHPEGKRNLEGGTYDLLSAQPGIGKVIYSAHPQVVPVFIAGLGNDLPKQILGNWTGGPKVRIWFGEKIDLTEFYSKRDAIRTHKEIADHLMSKIAELGEQDRKEFTKAGD; from the coding sequence ATGACTGAAACGACCGAGATCACAACAAAGCAAAATACGGAACTGGTATTGCTGCCAACGGCAGAGGAAATATCGGTCATCTCGCCGGTCGAGCGGGCCGGATTTTGGCTTACGCATCGGATGAATTTGGGCGGTTGGAAGCGGCTAATGACGTTTTTTCAGCGGCATATCGGTTCGCTCTGGATCTATTTGGCAACTTACAACCTGATGAATGTTTTCGGCATTGAAAATGTCGAGAACGCTGATGTAGATACACCGCTGGTACTGGTAGCAAATCACCGTTCGTTCTTTGATATGTACACGGTCTCGAGCGTTATATTTCGCCGAACGAAGCGGCCGGTAACGTTGTTTTTTCCGGTGCGTGCGAAGTTCTTTTACGATAATCCGTTCGGTTGGTTCGTCAATCTGGTGATGGGCTGGTTTTCGATGTATCCGCCGTTCTTTCGCGAGGCAGGCGAAGCGAAGAAGCGTGAGTTCGATAAATATTCGATGCGTCGTCTCGTGCAGCTCTGCACCGAAGGACAAGGCCATATTATCGGTTTTCATCCCGAAGGAAAGCGTAACCTCGAAGGCGGTACGTACGACCTGCTGTCGGCGCAGCCGGGGATCGGGAAGGTCATATACTCTGCCCATCCGCAGGTCGTTCCGGTGTTCATCGCCGGACTCGGCAACGACCTTCCGAAGCAAATACTTGGTAACTGGACGGGCGGCCCCAAAGTCCGCATCTGGTTTGGCGAGAAGATAGACCTAACGGAGTTCTATTCAAAACGCGATGCGATCCGAACGCATAAGGAAATTGCCGACCATCTTATGTCGAAGATCGCAGAGCTTGGCGAGCAGGACCGTAAAGAGTTTACCAAGGCCGGTGATTAA